The DNA segment TGAGCGTCACGGTTATGAATAACGATGGGCATGCCAAGCTCCCGAGCCAAACCGATTTGCTTACGAAATACGGCATGCTGCACATCCTTTGGTGATGTATCCCAATAATAATCAAGACCGATTTCCCCAATAGCCACAACTTTCTCATGACGACACAATTCAGCAATCCAGTCCAGATCCGCTTCTTGCATCGTAATGGCATCCTGGGGATGCCAGCCGATGGCAGCGTAAATGAAATCATAGTTCTCGGCCAGCTTCATCGTGGTAGGGATCGTCTCTCGATTAAAGCCGACATTAATCATGCGCGTAATCCCCTGCTCCACCGCGCGAGCAATCGTTTCCTCCCGATCCTCGTCAAATTGCTTCGCATCCAAATGTGTATGTGTATCTATCAACATAGCAATCTCCTCCTAAATTAACGCTCCTGGCCAAAAATCTGCGACAATTCCACAGGCAGACGATGCCAAACGGCTTGCATTTTATTATGCGGATAATACAAATAAAATTTGCCCCGCTGTATGCCACTAATTGAACGAACAATATCCGAAACCTCCGATATTTCCACCAGCCGCTCCTGCTTGTCCAGCAGTAAAATTTGCTTCCCGCGAAGCTCCTCGTCAGGACGTGACACATCATAGGGCAAGTCGGTTGGAAAATCAATTTCCAAATCATATTCCGGATTTAAGCCTAATTTTCGGAATTCTTCGCGAATTTCTTTTATTTTCTCCAAATTAAACGATTCAAGTTCAACATATTTGTACAATTTGCGATCCATAAAACGGGTGCAAAGATCGGAAAGCAGAGCATCCTCTTCATTTTTCCACTGCATAAAAGCCGTTTGAACTAAAGCTTCATCTAATAGCAAGTATTGCTCTACCGTCAAATCTGAATTGAACAATCCGGGTAATGGTTGTGGCAGGAACGAAAACTTATACCCTTCAGCATATAATTCTTTAGCCCGCCGAAAAATTTGCCGCAAAATAATCTCTGAGCTCCGTGTCACCGGGTGGAAATAAATCTGCCAATACATTTGATAGCGGGACATTAAATAATCCTCTACGGCATGCATGCCGGTCTCCTTGACGACAACCCGTCCTTGATAAGGCCGCAGCATTCGCAATATCCGATCCATATCGATCGTCCCATAATTAACGCCCGTAAAATAAGCATCCCTAAGCAAATAATCCATTCGATCAGCATCAAGCGGGCTAGTCACTAAGTTAACAACAATTTCATTAGCATAATCCTTCCGAATGACTGAGGCCACTTTTT comes from the Paenibacillus lentus genome and includes:
- a CDS encoding HD domain-containing protein yields the protein MHNLREEKVFKDPVHNYIHVQDELIWLLINTKEFQRLRRIRQLGTSYLTFHGAEHSRFSHSLGVYEITRRIISQFERNNYPDWPQGERLVALCAALLHDLGHGPFSHSIEQAFEMNHEDWTCRILLGDTEVGQVLKRMGEDFPEKVASVIRKDYANEIVVNLVTSPLDADRMDYLLRDAYFTGVNYGTIDMDRILRMLRPYQGRVVVKETGMHAVEDYLMSRYQMYWQIYFHPVTRSSEIILRQIFRRAKELYAEGYKFSFLPQPLPGLFNSDLTVEQYLLLDEALVQTAFMQWKNEEDALLSDLCTRFMDRKLYKYVELESFNLEKIKEIREEFRKLGLNPEYDLEIDFPTDLPYDVSRPDEELRGKQILLLDKQERLVEISEVSDIVRSISGIQRGKFYLYYPHNKMQAVWHRLPVELSQIFGQER
- a CDS encoding TatD family hydrolase, which gives rise to MLIDTHTHLDAKQFDEDREETIARAVEQGITRMINVGFNRETIPTTMKLAENYDFIYAAIGWHPQDAITMQEADLDWIAELCRHEKVVAIGEIGLDYYWDTSPKDVQHAVFRKQIGLARELGMPIVIHNRDAHEDTVRILREEKAHEVGGVMHSFSGSWETAKLCLNMGFHLSFGGPITFKNAKQPKEVLKQTPIDRLLLETDAPYLTPHPYRGKRNESAYVHLVAEAAAELKGLSFQEIAEITTRNAMERFSIR